From one Desulfurobacterium thermolithotrophum DSM 11699 genomic stretch:
- the nuoF gene encoding NADH-quinone oxidoreductase subunit NuoF: MKIVSIKDLQKVAEKGLKKLKPKNKIRISVGLATCGISVGGALLYDLLEKKIKEFGLENKVELSKTGCIGFCKEEPIVNIKIPGKAIVVLHRVTPEDVDEILKTIADDEYKFPKVFFQIDKWDHITSFIDYGEKFPEIPTWNEIDFFRYQKRLVLRNSGIINPEDIEEYIAVGGYKSLFKAFKEMNPDEIIEEIKKSGLRGRGGAGFPTGLKWEFAKKEKSDVKYVICNADEGDPGAYMNRNEMESDPHMIIEGMIICGYTIGANEGIIYVRAEYPLAIERLQKAIDDARSLGFLGKDILGTGFDFDITIVKGAGAFVCGEETALIASIEGKAGRPKPRPPFPAQKGLWGKPTNINNVETWSNIPIIVEKGGDWFSKFGTEKSTGTKVFSLVGKVENVGLVEVELGTPVRKIIYDIGGGTKKGKIKAVQTGGPSGGCIPSKLFDTPVDYEHLAEVGSIMGSGGVVVMDEDTCMVDTAKFFLDFSVDESCGKCVPCREGLTHMYEILDNITKGKASIEDVETLKELSETVKTTSLCGLGQTAPNPVLTTLEYFYEEYIEHVVNKRCPGKVCKDLIQYVIIQEACKGCTVCALKCPVNAIYGERKKPHVIDQSACIKCGACLEVCKFDAVRKVSEGIGGGK, from the coding sequence ATGAAAATAGTTTCTATCAAAGATTTACAAAAGGTAGCAGAAAAAGGATTAAAGAAGCTTAAACCAAAAAACAAGATACGTATTAGTGTAGGACTTGCTACTTGTGGCATTTCTGTAGGTGGAGCTCTTTTATACGATCTATTAGAGAAAAAAATAAAGGAATTTGGACTAGAAAATAAAGTAGAGCTCTCTAAAACTGGTTGTATTGGTTTTTGTAAAGAAGAACCTATTGTAAATATAAAAATTCCTGGTAAAGCCATAGTAGTTCTTCATAGAGTTACTCCCGAAGATGTAGATGAAATATTAAAAACAATTGCCGATGACGAATACAAATTTCCCAAGGTATTTTTCCAGATAGATAAATGGGATCACATTACTTCTTTTATAGATTATGGAGAAAAGTTTCCAGAAATTCCAACTTGGAATGAAATTGATTTCTTCAGATATCAAAAAAGATTAGTCTTAAGAAACTCAGGTATTATAAATCCAGAAGATATAGAAGAATACATTGCAGTAGGTGGATACAAATCTCTTTTTAAAGCATTTAAAGAAATGAATCCTGATGAAATTATAGAGGAAATAAAAAAATCAGGCTTAAGAGGAAGAGGAGGAGCTGGATTTCCTACTGGTCTTAAATGGGAATTTGCAAAGAAAGAAAAAAGTGACGTGAAATACGTAATATGCAACGCTGACGAAGGCGATCCCGGTGCTTACATGAACAGAAACGAAATGGAATCTGACCCTCATATGATAATAGAAGGAATGATAATCTGTGGTTACACAATAGGAGCAAACGAAGGCATTATTTACGTAAGAGCTGAATATCCGTTAGCTATCGAAAGATTACAGAAGGCAATAGACGATGCAAGAAGTCTTGGTTTTCTTGGGAAAGATATTCTTGGAACAGGATTTGATTTTGATATAACAATAGTCAAAGGTGCAGGTGCTTTTGTCTGTGGAGAAGAAACTGCACTTATAGCTTCTATAGAAGGTAAGGCTGGAAGACCTAAACCAAGACCACCATTTCCTGCTCAAAAAGGTTTGTGGGGAAAACCCACCAATATAAACAACGTTGAAACATGGAGTAATATCCCTATCATAGTAGAGAAGGGAGGAGATTGGTTTTCAAAGTTTGGAACAGAAAAAAGTACAGGTACAAAAGTCTTTTCACTTGTTGGAAAAGTTGAAAACGTTGGACTTGTAGAAGTAGAACTTGGAACACCTGTCAGAAAAATTATCTACGATATAGGAGGCGGTACCAAAAAAGGAAAGATAAAAGCTGTACAAACAGGAGGTCCTTCAGGAGGATGCATTCCTTCTAAGCTATTTGATACACCTGTAGATTATGAACACCTTGCAGAAGTTGGTTCTATAATGGGTTCTGGTGGTGTTGTAGTAATGGATGAAGATACGTGTATGGTAGATACGGCAAAGTTTTTCCTCGATTTTTCTGTAGATGAATCGTGTGGAAAATGTGTTCCATGTCGGGAAGGACTAACTCACATGTACGAAATTCTTGATAACATAACAAAAGGTAAAGCCTCCATAGAAGATGTAGAAACTCTAAAAGAACTTTCAGAAACCGTTAAAACAACATCATTATGTGGTCTTGGACAAACAGCGCCTAATCCTGTGCTTACTACACTTGAGTACTTTTACGAAGAGTATATAGAACACGTTGTTAATAAACGTTGTCCTGGAAAGGTTTGTAAGGACTTAATTCAGTACGTAATTATTCAGGAAGCTTGTAAAGGTTGCACCGTATGTGCATTAAAATGTCCTGTTAACGCTATTTATGGAGAAAGGAAGAAACCACACGTAATTGATCAGTCGGCATGTATTAAATGTGGAGCTTGTCTGGAAGTGTGTAAATTTGATGCCGTTAGAAAAGTTTCAGAAGGAATAGGTGGTGGAAAATGA
- a CDS encoding complex I 24 kDa subunit family protein — MEKTIDKKIIDEIIEKYKNPSGKVISILEDIQEKNKYLSKEALEYVSEKLNIPLSQLYSIATFYSFFNLKPVGKHIISVCTGTPCHVKGAPQLIKTLERLLGIKQDEVSEDSKFFLTTHDRSFSLTAARCFGCCSMAPVIRIDDKIYGYVTVNDLPKILKEYGWREK; from the coding sequence ATGGAAAAAACAATAGATAAAAAGATAATAGATGAAATAATCGAAAAATATAAAAATCCATCAGGAAAAGTTATAAGTATCTTAGAAGATATCCAAGAAAAAAATAAATATCTTTCAAAAGAGGCACTAGAGTACGTTTCAGAAAAGCTCAATATACCTCTTTCTCAACTTTATAGTATTGCTACATTTTATTCATTTTTTAACTTAAAGCCTGTAGGAAAACACATCATCAGTGTTTGTACAGGAACTCCTTGTCATGTAAAGGGAGCTCCTCAACTTATAAAAACTTTAGAACGTCTTCTTGGAATAAAACAAGATGAAGTTTCTGAAGATTCTAAGTTTTTCCTTACCACTCACGATAGAAGTTTTTCTCTTACTGCTGCAAGATGTTTTGGATGCTGTTCTATGGCACCTGTAATCAGAATAGATGACAAAATCTATGGTTACGTTACGGTTAATGATCTTCCTAAGATACTTAAGGAATATGGATGGAGAGAAAAATGA
- a CDS encoding 2Fe-2S iron-sulfur cluster-binding protein yields MKELVSVYINGKKYEAEKGEMLINVARRNGIKIPSLCYEEFLEPYGSCRICIVEVKEGARPGITTSCSLACVEGLKVETDTPEIIRHRKMLIELYLAQALEAEKIKELAKEYGVKSTRFKKKYKKDDPLNNKCILCGLCVRVCNEVMGYGAINFINRGHKTKVNTPYFEPSNVCSGCKACVEICPTDAITVKEEGNKRIFVSWSNTTVELEKCEECGKYFASEKLVSRVLTKVYPNALHFDDTFKKLCPECKRKYMLSHNITELRRGLENGR; encoded by the coding sequence ATGAAGGAGCTTGTAAGCGTTTATATAAATGGAAAAAAATATGAAGCAGAAAAGGGAGAAATGCTTATAAACGTTGCTAGAAGAAACGGTATAAAAATACCTTCTCTTTGTTATGAAGAATTTCTTGAACCTTATGGTTCGTGTCGTATATGTATAGTAGAGGTAAAGGAAGGTGCAAGACCTGGTATTACTACATCTTGTTCTCTGGCATGTGTAGAAGGGTTAAAAGTTGAAACTGATACACCAGAAATCATTAGACATAGAAAAATGTTAATTGAGCTCTATTTGGCACAAGCTCTAGAAGCAGAAAAAATAAAGGAACTTGCAAAAGAATACGGTGTAAAGTCTACAAGATTTAAGAAAAAGTACAAAAAAGATGATCCTCTCAACAATAAATGTATTCTCTGTGGTCTTTGTGTAAGGGTTTGCAACGAAGTTATGGGATATGGTGCCATAAACTTTATTAATAGAGGACATAAAACCAAAGTAAATACTCCATACTTTGAGCCTAGTAATGTTTGTTCTGGATGTAAGGCATGTGTTGAGATTTGTCCAACTGATGCCATAACAGTAAAAGAGGAAGGCAATAAAAGAATTTTTGTTTCTTGGAGTAATACTACTGTAGAACTAGAAAAATGTGAAGAATGTGGTAAGTACTTTGCATCAGAAAAACTTGTAAGTAGAGTTCTTACTAAAGTTTATCCTAATGCTTTACACTTTGATGATACTTTTAAGAAATTGTGTCCAGAATGTAAAAGGAAATATATGTTATCACACAATATTACTGAATTAAGGAGAGGTTTAGAAAATGGCAGGTAA